From Peptostreptococcaceae bacterium, a single genomic window includes:
- a CDS encoding aspartate-semialdehyde dehydrogenase encodes MKKVNIAVVGATGMVGRTFLKVLEDRDFPYENLYLFASARSAGKELTCKGKTYKVEELTENSFDREIDIALFSAGGETSKRFAPIAASKGVTVVDNSSAWRMDPEVPLVVPEVNPGDIEWNKGIIANPNCSTIQAVVALKPLYDAYGIERIVYSTYQAVSGSGVKGVADLEEGLKGNNTCKAYPHPIANNCLPHIDVFLENGYTKEEMKMIDETKKIIGDDTLKITATTVRVPVFYSHSESINVQLKKPFEVEDIKKLMEDADGIVLMDNVSENIYPLASIAAGTDPVYVGRIRRDFSIKNGLNLWVVADNIRKGAATNTIQIAEKLVESL; translated from the coding sequence ATGAAAAAAGTAAACATCGCAGTAGTCGGAGCAACCGGCATGGTAGGAAGAACATTTCTTAAAGTTCTCGAGGACAGGGATTTTCCTTATGAAAACCTCTATCTCTTCGCATCGGCAAGATCGGCAGGCAAAGAACTTACTTGCAAAGGAAAAACGTACAAGGTCGAAGAGCTGACCGAGAATTCGTTTGACAGAGAAATCGACATAGCACTTTTTTCGGCAGGAGGAGAAACAAGCAAGCGCTTCGCTCCAATAGCTGCATCGAAAGGCGTAACCGTTGTAGATAACAGCAGCGCTTGGAGAATGGATCCCGAGGTTCCACTTGTTGTTCCGGAGGTTAATCCTGGAGACATAGAATGGAACAAGGGCATTATCGCAAACCCCAACTGCTCGACTATTCAAGCGGTTGTCGCTCTAAAGCCTCTTTATGATGCTTACGGAATCGAAAGAATCGTATACTCAACATACCAGGCCGTTTCAGGCTCGGGAGTAAAAGGTGTTGCAGATTTAGAAGAAGGCCTCAAGGGCAACAACACGTGCAAGGCATATCCCCATCCCATAGCAAACAACTGCCTTCCCCATATAGATGTTTTCCTTGAAAACGGGTATACAAAAGAAGAAATGAAAATGATTGACGAAACGAAAAAGATAATCGGAGACGACACTCTAAAGATAACCGCCACCACAGTAAGGGTACCCGTATTCTACAGCCACAGTGAATCCATCAACGTGCAGCTCAAGAAGCCGTTTGAGGTGGAGGATATCAAAAAACTCATGGAAGACGCCGACGGCATAGTGCTTATGGACAATGTTTCGGAAAACATCTATCCCCTTGCATCAATAGCAGCCGGAACCGATCCTGTCTATGTGGGCAGAATACGCAGGGACTTCAGCATTAAAAACGGTCTTAATCTTTGGGTTGTAGCAGACAACATCCGCAAGGGCGCTGCAACCAATACCATACAGATAGCTGAAAAGTTGGTTGAATCTCTCTAA
- a CDS encoding 4-hydroxy-tetrahydrodipicolinate synthase, producing the protein MSLFKGSGVAIVTPFNGDESINFEKLGEMIDWQIEESTDAIIICGTTGEATTMDKEEQMETIRFAVEKVAGRIPVIAGTGSNNTKHAIEMSKFAESVGVDGLLIVTPYYNKGTQKGIIKHYTVIADSVNLPIIVYNVPGRTGVNILPETVAELAKHPNIQGVKEASGDIAQVVEIARLVPDDFYIYSGNDDMIVPLLSVKGDGVISVVANIAPKDTHDMVMKFHAGDLKGACELQLKMKALIDALFKEVNPIPIKTALNLMGKDVGGFRLPLCEMSEGPLENLKEQMRLYGLL; encoded by the coding sequence ATGTCATTATTCAAAGGTTCAGGAGTTGCTATCGTTACTCCCTTCAACGGAGACGAAAGCATCAATTTCGAAAAGCTTGGCGAAATGATTGATTGGCAGATTGAGGAATCAACCGATGCCATAATCATTTGCGGAACCACCGGCGAAGCCACTACAATGGACAAAGAAGAACAAATGGAAACCATACGTTTTGCGGTTGAAAAGGTTGCCGGACGAATCCCCGTGATTGCCGGAACAGGAAGCAATAATACCAAGCACGCAATAGAGATGAGCAAGTTCGCCGAATCGGTAGGAGTAGACGGACTTTTGATTGTAACTCCATACTATAACAAGGGAACGCAAAAGGGCATTATCAAGCATTATACGGTCATAGCAGATTCCGTTAATCTTCCCATAATCGTTTACAATGTTCCGGGCAGAACCGGAGTCAACATACTTCCTGAAACTGTTGCGGAACTTGCAAAGCATCCGAACATACAAGGAGTAAAGGAAGCTAGCGGAGACATAGCCCAGGTGGTTGAAATAGCAAGACTCGTACCGGACGACTTCTACATTTACTCCGGAAACGACGACATGATTGTTCCGCTTCTGTCGGTAAAAGGAGACGGCGTCATCTCGGTTGTAGCAAACATAGCGCCAAAGGATACACACGACATGGTAATGAAGTTTCATGCAGGAGACCTTAAAGGCGCCTGCGAGCTGCAGCTTAAAATGAAAGCTCTGATAGATGCGCTCTTCAAGGAAGTAAACCCGATTCCAATCAAGACGGCTCTAAATCTTATGGGTAAAGATGTTGGCGGATTCAGGCTCCCGCTTTGCGAAATGTCCGAAGGACCCCTTGAAAATCTCAAGGAACAAATGCGTCTTTACGGATTGCTGTAG
- a CDS encoding 4-hydroxy-tetrahydrodipicolinate reductase, translated as MIRILLNGAGGKMGAVVAEIVKKNKNMQVVCGVDAFADPSDFKFPLYQSLDLSTEKADVVIDFSHFSVVPNVLKYCVDKQTPAVICTTGIDDELTKAINIASEKVAIFRSGNMSLGINLLIDLAKRATSVLGDNFDVEIIEKHHNRKVDAPSGTAFMIAQGIESEKSADGSFVYGRHGKDAKRKPDEIGIHAVRGGTIVGEHTVIFAGNDEIIEIRHSATSRNVFAEGAVKAAEFLSVRGPGLYDMNSILKG; from the coding sequence ATGATTAGAATACTACTTAACGGAGCAGGCGGCAAGATGGGCGCCGTGGTTGCAGAAATTGTAAAAAAAAATAAGAATATGCAAGTGGTCTGCGGTGTCGACGCTTTCGCTGATCCTTCTGATTTCAAATTCCCATTATACCAATCTTTGGACCTTTCCACCGAAAAAGCCGATGTTGTGATCGATTTTTCGCATTTTTCGGTTGTGCCAAATGTTTTGAAATACTGCGTCGATAAACAAACACCAGCCGTCATCTGCACCACCGGAATAGACGATGAATTGACAAAAGCAATAAACATTGCATCTGAAAAAGTAGCAATATTCAGGAGCGGCAACATGTCCCTTGGAATCAATCTACTTATAGATTTGGCAAAAAGGGCAACCTCAGTACTTGGAGACAATTTCGATGTGGAAATAATCGAAAAACACCACAACCGTAAAGTGGATGCGCCAAGCGGAACCGCATTTATGATAGCCCAAGGCATCGAAAGCGAAAAAAGCGCCGATGGATCATTCGTTTATGGAAGGCATGGCAAAGATGCAAAGCGCAAACCCGACGAGATAGGAATTCATGCCGTTAGAGGCGGAACCATCGTAGGGGAACACACTGTAATATTTGCCGGAAACGATGAAATAATCGAAATTCGCCACAGCGCAACGTCGCGAAATGTTTTTGCCGAGGGAGCCGTAAAGGCTGCGGAATTCCTTTCCGTAAGAGGCCCAGGGCTTTATGACATGAATTCAATCTTGAAAGGATGA
- the dapD gene encoding 2,3,4,5-tetrahydropyridine-2,6-dicarboxylate N-acetyltransferase gives MNENYDMTDPYQIAKFIKDSKKSTPVKVYIKGNLEGIIATDDFKVFGADEFWVLVGENAAIAEFLDGHAELIDYYHLENDRRNSAIPMLDLKGIDARIEPGAVIRDRVKIGKNAVIMMGAVINIGSEVGEGTMIDMNAVLGARATIGKNVHVGAGSVIAGVLEPPSATPVIVEDDVLIGANVVVLEGVRIGKGAVVAAGAVVTKDVPADSVVAGTPARVIKMKDAKTIDKTRLLDDLRG, from the coding sequence ATGAACGAAAACTACGACATGACCGATCCGTATCAAATAGCAAAATTCATTAAGGATTCCAAGAAGAGCACTCCTGTCAAGGTATATATAAAGGGTAATCTTGAGGGAATAATTGCAACCGATGACTTCAAGGTCTTCGGTGCAGACGAATTCTGGGTGCTCGTTGGTGAAAACGCCGCAATAGCGGAATTCCTTGATGGACACGCAGAACTTATAGATTACTATCACCTAGAGAACGACCGACGAAACTCAGCAATCCCTATGCTGGACCTTAAAGGCATAGACGCACGCATAGAGCCGGGAGCAGTCATAAGAGACAGAGTAAAAATAGGCAAGAACGCTGTCATAATGATGGGAGCCGTAATCAACATAGGCTCCGAAGTCGGAGAAGGAACGATGATCGACATGAACGCCGTTTTAGGAGCAAGGGCTACCATAGGCAAGAATGTGCATGTTGGTGCAGGCTCCGTAATAGCCGGTGTTCTTGAGCCGCCGAGCGCAACCCCTGTAATAGTAGAGGATGATGTACTCATTGGTGCTAACGTTGTCGTGCTTGAAGGCGTTCGCATAGGAAAGGGCGCAGTCGTTGCGGCCGGAGCAGTCGTAACAAAGGATGTTCCCGCCGATTCAGTCGTAGCCGGAACACCTGCAAGAGTAATCAAAATGAAAGACGCCAAGACTATAGACAAGACTAGACTCCTCGACGATCTTCGAGGCTAG